atgtGGTTACGGAAGAAATGTTTCAAAACCCTTATAccgaaaaatttaatacaggcacagaaggtttttaaaaatgtttctatCTCTCAAAATAATGACTGGAGCAGATGCTAAGGCGAAGACCTGTGAAGAGTTGCAGTTCTATTTCTGTATTATAAGCTGCTGTCGCTGAATCCATGAATTTTTATCCCTAAATTCCAGATGCCTTCTTCTCAAAACGGCAGACCCTGAAAAGTGGGAAGGGGTCATAGCTATGGAGGCTCACAACGAATTACGCAAGTCGCGGGGTGACATATGGCCGGCAAACGAGAGGAATGTTGTCCAACGGTTGAAGAGCTGGGGTTTCGAGTTCGATGACGTGGAGATACACACTGTTTGTGGGATATTAGAGGTATTTTTTAGAAACCTTGCGTTCCCCAGTGTATAACTTATCTTTAAATGAAATCCGTTACAGCATCACCACAAAAAGAGGGGAATAATAACATcagtttgatatttttaactttttttaagcttttaagtggcttcagcgtgcgactctcatacctgaggtcgtaggttcgatccccggcgtGCACCAgtagactttctgtctatgtgcgcatttaacattagctcgaacggtaaaggaaaacatcgtgagaaaccggcttgccttagacccaaaaagttgacagcGTGTTTCAGGCATAAGAGGCTGATCAcagctacttgcctattagacaaATTATcctgaaacagatacagaaatctgaggcccagacctaaaaaggttgacgccactgatttattttattttttagcttGGAATAGAATGTTGGGTGCTTTAAATCATCTCAAGATATGTCAAAAAACGTTGGAGTTTGAAGTACGGCAGTCGTGGTTCGCTATTTTGGTTACAAGATTTCATAACACAATAAAGTTGTAAAACTATAAAAGCCGACCGAAGCATAAATTTTAACAATCTCATTTGGGTTGCCCCAAATATACTTTTAAGCCATCCACCAATCTCGTCTACAATTTagaattcaattaataattgcaATTACAGTAAaacgttattttttaaataatttcaaacaaaattatttacatagtgGCATATATATAACACGAGGGAAGCTTTACAGAACATCCGGCTACGACCAAATTAATGTGGGTGGAACCGCAGAGCACAGCTAGTACTATAGTGTAATGTGACTTATGACACAGAAATATGTTTAAGGAAATGTCAAAGGAAAACATGATGAATCAAGCGACTCTTTTCATGGTTAATTTTAATCTGATTTCTTAGGTCCATACTGGgaccattattttattatatgagtGAATATAACCATGCACTAATCATTTActatagtaaatttttaacgaAATAACCTTAATGTACTAGTGAATGTGAAATCAAGGATTCAGTCATTCAAAAGATGGTCCGGCAACGTACCCACTGGACAAATGTGTTTGGTTTGCGGTATAtgcctattataaaaaataatttaaaaaaaatatttcatgaagtaaattttcataatCGAAATCCacgcttttttaattttaaacaccTCCAGGTGAACGCATTCGAAGTCGGCGGCAACGGAGCGAACGCCCGCGCGTTGTACGACGGCGCGTTCCTATTGGCCCACGACTGTACGCCGAGCACAACGCACACGGACGCAGAGCGGGTGCCCGGCAGACCTCTCACGGTCAGGGCCTCGGTGGCGCATCGGGCGGGAGACCTCGTGTCGCTCTGCTACGCTTATACCTTACAGGTGAGGTAACAAGGGTAACATTATTTACAGATGCTCCTATCTATCTATATTGCGGTTCGTAAGTCTCACTAAagctcgagaacggctggaccgatttggctaattatgatcttgTAATATTTGTGGGAGAtcagggaaggtttaaacatcaattgaattttccaataaaaccTGTACTTAGTTCGGAAATTTAacgtctttttagaaataaaatcagAAAATCTTTCAGAAATATGTGTCTCATAGTATTAGTATGTACCGCCTCCGGATACCAGGTTCTCATGGTTAACATTTTCTCAAAGCAAGGGAAGAAAATCATGGAACTCCTTATTCGTTACTCTATTAAAAGCAGTTTTCTCGTCCTCCAGGGAACCTTAAAGCGTCGTGAGCACATCCGCCTGAGCAAGTTCTTCGAATGCCACTGTAAACGTTGTTCAGACCCATCGGAGCTGGGCACCTTCGCGAGTGCCTTCCGCTGCCCCAGGTGCTCGGGCAGGATCCTCTCCACTGCACCATTGGAGCCCAAAGCCCCCTGGAGGTGCCTGGACAATGCATGCACCTACACCATGACAGCGGGGGGAGTTCAGGCTATGCTCAAAAGGtgcttatttttaagaaaaatagttaaagttgtttttttaatatatattagtttagaTTGAAAGAATCAATTTTCGCAAGTAACCTTTATTTTTGGATATTTTAACTGAtagttaaataactttataaaaacGATCACATGATATTACCGGATTAAAATTCGTTAAATAATCAGAAATGCTATGTTCCCTTTACTTTAAAGGATTTTAACGCTaacgaattattattaactattagttaaatgtaatGTGTAACGAACGTTAAGAAAAAAGCTTGACAGCTATTTCACACAATACATTCATAGACAAGAACTGCCCATAGACTATGAGGTATAACCAAATTAACACTACTTTGGACTTGGCCTGGTCTTGACTTTATTGATGCTCTCTCTGTTCACGTACCGAACACTTCTCGTCTTCCGTCAGGTTGACAGAAGAATTGGAGCAAATAGACGCGAATGACGTAGAAGGTTTCGAGAAGTTTCTCCACAAGTACCGCAACGTGCTGCACGACAACCACTACCTGTGCCTGTCCGCGTTGCACTCCCTGAGCCAACTCTACGGCAAAATCTCCGGCTTCATGATCCACGAGATGCCGGAGTCCCAGCTGCACAGGAAGATCGAGATCTGCCGCGACCTGATGAAGGTCTTCGACGTCATCGAACCGGGATACTCCAGGCTACGAGGTACTGCTCTAAGAACTGCTCTCTTATGTCAGAATCCATAACATTTTCAAGTGTATagtgaaattatattatatttatttccaacacacaaatatacaatattcttaacatagtaataataattaaataattaataaaaataaaataaaagcaaattaaaaagtttgctccatggcagtgtacctttaaggctggcagcatttcctcgctgcaatacttattcgttgagcaaaGCCCCAGCTcgggggtcaccggtactatgtaccaggcgccaactgaaatctttaataagcgcctgtgcacttgaaccccaagGCCCAAGAGtttactccaaagggaacaaaatagaAGTTTGAGGAAAGACTCATATATTTGAGCCGGCCGCGCTAGTTGCGATCCTCCGAGGGAATTGAGACGGGGATAACGTCCACACAAgtcatatctatatatatatcccGTACCAAAAGCCGTCCTATGTAATAAACAACATATCggtttctttattattactttccaATTAAACTGGTGTCAAACACACTGACTGACATGTCCCACTTTGTACGAAGGTATAcgatgtatatttttttattttttcataaagaTATATAAGTCGTATTTCTCTGTTTCTTATACTCTCAGGTATAACATTGTACGAACTTCACGCACCTCTGATGGTGCTCACCACGAGGGACTTCGAGAGGAAAGCCATCACCAAAGAGAATCTCAGGACCAGATTAAAAGAGGTAAGGAGAGAGATCGTAAACCGGTGGGGCTACGATCCTTAAAAGCTTTGctttttaggttttaaatatgccggttttctcacggcGTCTTAAATGCAAAGGGAAATTCATCGGCCCGggattcgaacctacgaccacagGGATGGGATATCACgcttaaaatgaaatattttgctTAGCAACAAGCGATCTGTTGTAAAAACATTGCCAAGTATTGTTTTTGatgattaaaaaacatataaaaataaagaaatattgttgGTAGGTTCGGCTTAtaaccaatttttaaattatagaagtGGACACAAAAATAGTTCTTATGTTAATTTCAGATCGTGAGTTATTTAACGGAATCTGCCCTAATCCTCGACTTCGAGCCGAAACAGTCCCCCGAGGGGCTCATGGCAACAGCCGCGAGGGACGCTCTGGATAAGATCAAGACTTGGGAACAAATTATTGGgaaaatatcataatattaaattacatgtgtattttattttaatattatcgcCAGGACAACAGTCAgaaagacaaaaaaattaaatcagttaTTTCAATACATCTTTAatgcagaaaaaaaattttgagaCCATAATTAAACTAGTTACAGTCAAATAGGAATTTAaagattgtttttaatttaaacaaaacactgttctaatctaaattaattatctgTGGTGGACTTTAGCTTGCTTCATTTCCACACTATACGGTATGTTGTAAATGATGTTTGCAAATAAATAGTTCCCGAATTATTggcgtatataatatatacggGGCGTCCCAAGACTATGGAACATCAAGGgaaaagtaccttaaatatcgtagataggatATTTTGGtgaaagaagactttattttatcttgGAAAGTAAGTATTACTGCATTCAatgattttcaaaaattacctgtctcgtctgggaatcgaaccgactcaaatgtaaaaaacttttttttatgttaattaagagaaaaacaaaataataattcttcttaagtaacatgtaatttttaaagaaaggaATAACGTAAAATGTTTGCGtcaaatttcaataattgtGTTTGGTCGTAAGAAAGCCCCCAAATATTTGAGGTACTTTTCCCTTCATATCCCATAGCGtcttgggacgccctgtacacatttattttctacttacaccttcaatttttttcatttctatCGAATTAGTGTGAAACtgtaatagaaaataagtttaaaataaaataaatgcttcaaAAGCTTAACATATTCTTGAAGTTATCGTGATGTAAGTCGGAACTATTTGTAAAatcgatttatatttatgtgtaaaaaataataatcatatacTCAAATACTCAATGGACTTCTAAGGTATATTCTGTATACAGTCTGTATACCAaagcttataaaaaaaatacaaaatatataaaatatttattttttctttcctTTTGTGTATCAAATCTCGATAttgtcttaaattattttttcttgttattttCGTGACCTTCCTGGATGTTGTTAATGTTGTGTTTGTACCTAATTATGAtgcattaaaatgtaaaatataataattctttaaaaagatgaggtatattttttgaacaatatatacttttctgtacttttaactaataaatatactttgagatataatatgttttttactaTCCCAATTAAAACCTTGTAAAATGTCATTGATCAGGATTTCAAGTTTTCACGTACAATCGTTTAGTATTAAGATTCCTGCATAGTACTATAATTACTTGTTCCGCCGTAAATTCAATGCGCGTCGAGTTTCAGGCgcagttatttttataccagAAGCATGCGCACGCGCAACGTGCCAGTATTCATTTGATAGTATTTATTTGCGGGTTATATTGTTGCTTTACAGTGAAAAGTGTGTTAACACCATAAATCAGgtaaaattagtaaattaaattaatagctAGAAGTCCAGCGAACAGttttaaggaaaaaatatGCGGAAAGTCGTGTAGAAATCTTTTTCTAGTTTGTCTACACTctacagttatttaaaatacacatatattttaaaataaaaatatcccaATATAGTGTAAAAAGGATAAATTCTTATACCATAGCTCACGAATCGTGgagttatgtgaaaaattctgTAGATTTTCGTAAAAGAAGTGTAAAATCGTATCCCGTTTCGTTGCATTGCAGTAATGACACAGATCGGAAGCTGCGCTATCTGCTTAGCTCCGGCTGAGCAAAAATGTGCAAACTGTCAGTGGGTACATTACTGCTCAAGAGATCATCAGAAGCAGCATTGGAAGACACATAAACAGTATTGCACCCCCGCAAGGGTGAAGACAGATGAGAAGTATGGAAGATATTTGGAAGCTACGCGACAAATCAAGCCAGGAGATGTAATTTTGAAGGAATCTCCCCTTATATCTGGCCCTGCTCAGGTTCGGCtgattttctataattattattatatttttaattattattatattaatacggATTTGTGTAACTTTAATACGGTAAAGGTAACAACACCTGTTTATAGATCTTACTGCCCAACTCTGAGTCGTACATGCAATTATACtaagtaattatataagtaatcacgatttattaataaataggtTAGTAAACACTGTTTAGCGTCCAATTGGATCTGTGgtattcatttataaattggatactatttaaacaatttttatttagaaatttaattaataaaatataacgtatttacaattttcttaacctatattattataataaagtagttTCCTCCCGGTGGCAGTGTTCCTTTaccgctggcagcatttcctccctgtattgcgatacttattcattgagccaggaaagtaccagctctggggtcaccggtactatctaccaggcgccaatttaaatatttcattagcGCCTGCGCACTTGTACTTAAGTATCTACTCCAAAGGAAACAAAATTGAacttggaggaaagactcttatatttgagatGTCTATAATTTcccgcctgctctgcggccgccccagcttttttgcttagggggcgtccataaactacgtgaggtgtttaagggggggagggggtcgagtca
The nucleotide sequence above comes from Pieris napi chromosome 22, ilPieNapi1.2, whole genome shotgun sequence. Encoded proteins:
- the LOC125060592 gene encoding SET domain-containing protein SmydA-8 isoform X2, with the translated sequence MNKKSHKKKHKKRGKHEVRNKENVIEEVLDVEVKENEKDSAETEKEKDKPCYEIKQSDVMGRYVVASRDIKPGEVIVEAPALAVGPCSGCGLICLGCYRELDENNIYKCTGCDWPLCSKSCPGVGYYTGHSSYECEALKDSSPSYANIEELKECYHALMPLRCLLLKTADPEKWEGVIAMEAHNELRKSRGDIWPANERNVVQRLKSWGFEFDDVEIHTVCGILEVNAFEVGGNGANARALYDGAFLLAHDCTPSTTHTDAERVPGRPLTVRASVAHRAGDLVSLCYAYTLQGTLKRREHIRLSKFFECHCKRCSDPSELGTFASAFRCPRCSGRILSTAPLEPKAPWRCLDNACTYTMTAGGVQAMLKRLTEELEQIDANDVEGFEKFLHKYRNVLHDNHYLCLSALHSLSQLYGKISGFMIHEMPESQLHRKIEICRDLMKVFDVIEPGYSRLRGITLYELHAPLMVLTTRDFERKAITKENLRTRLKEIVSYLTESALILDFEPKQSPEGLMATAARDALDKIKTWEQIIGKIS
- the LOC125060592 gene encoding SET domain-containing protein SmydA-8 isoform X1, producing MLRCLTCHKKRGKHEVRNKENVIEEVLDVEVKENEKDSAETEKEKDKPCYEIKQSDVMGRYVVASRDIKPGEVIVEAPALAVGPCSGCGLICLGCYRELDENNIYKCTGCDWPLCSKSCPGVGYYTGHSSYECEALKDSSPSYANIEELKECYHALMPLRCLLLKTADPEKWEGVIAMEAHNELRKSRGDIWPANERNVVQRLKSWGFEFDDVEIHTVCGILEVNAFEVGGNGANARALYDGAFLLAHDCTPSTTHTDAERVPGRPLTVRASVAHRAGDLVSLCYAYTLQGTLKRREHIRLSKFFECHCKRCSDPSELGTFASAFRCPRCSGRILSTAPLEPKAPWRCLDNACTYTMTAGGVQAMLKRLTEELEQIDANDVEGFEKFLHKYRNVLHDNHYLCLSALHSLSQLYGKISGFMIHEMPESQLHRKIEICRDLMKVFDVIEPGYSRLRGITLYELHAPLMVLTTRDFERKAITKENLRTRLKEIVSYLTESALILDFEPKQSPEGLMATAARDALDKIKTWEQIIGKIS